The DNA window GCTGGTCCGCGGGCGCGGCGGGAGCAGAGCTCGTCGTGTGGGATACGGGGCCAGGTGTGAGCGGTGATCCGGCGCGGATTTTCGCGCCCTGGTACACGACGAAGCCACGCGGAACGGGGCTCGGCCTGGCCATCACGCATCGCCTGGTGCGCGCCCACGGGTGGTCGATCGGCGTGGAGCGCGGCGACGCGCGGACACGGTTCGTGATATCCATCCCCGCCACCGACATCGCCGACGCGGCGTTGCCGGCCGAGATCCCGGAGGAAGAGGTCGCGTGAGGATTCTGATCGTCGACGATCAGCGAAGCGCCCGGCGGGTTTTGCGGCAGATGCTGGCGTCCCTGGATGGGATCGAGATCCTCGAGGCCACGGGCATGGACGACGCCCTGTCCATGATCGAGCGCAGCCCGCCGGATCTCTTGCTGCTCGACGTGCGCCTTTCCGACGACCCGAGGGATCGCGGCGGCCTCGACATCCTCCGGCGGGTGCGCGCCGCTGGGCGGACCACGCCGGCCGTGATGGTCACCTCCGTGAGCGAACTCAACGAGATCCGCGAGGCGATGCGGCTCGGGGCGCAAGACTACGTGCTCAAGGACGAGCTCTGCCCCGAGATGCTGCTCCCCATCGTCGAGGGACAGCGAGAGCGCCTCACCCTGAAGGGCGAGGTCGCGCGCCTGCGCGAGCGGGTGGATCGCACCTGGGGAACACGGGCGATCCTCGGCTCCTCGGCCGCCATCGAGCGGGTCCGCCGCCTCGTCGAGCGCGTCGCCGAGTCGAACTCCACCGTGCTGATCCGCGGAGAGACGGGCAGCGGCAAGGAGATGGTCGCCCGCGCGCTCCACGAGATGAGCTCACGCCGCGGCGAACCCTTCGTGGCCGTGAACTGCTCGGCGCTGCCGGGGACCTTGATCGAGTCGCTGATCTTCGGCCACGAGCGAGGCGCCTTCACGGGCGCAGAGCGGCGCACACGCGGCCAGCTCGAGCTGGCCGGGGCTGGCACGATCCTCCTCGACGAGATCGCCGAGATGCCGGGCGAAATGCAGGCCAAGCTGCTCCGCGTGCTGGAGGACCGGCGCTTCCGGCCGCTCGGCTCCGAGACCGAGATCCCCCTCCGGGCGCGCGTGCTGGCGGCGACGCACGTGGACCTCGAGAAGCGCATCGGCGAGGGCCGCTTCCGGGAGGACCTGTTCTATCGCCTCAACGTCGTGACCATCTACCTGCCCTCGCTGGCCGAGCGCGAGAACGACCTCATGGACCTCCTGCTCGCCTTCACGGCCGAGCTCCCGCGCAAGCTGCGCTACACCGAGGAGGCCGTCCAGTGGCTGCTCAGGCGCCCGTGGCCTGGCAATGTGCGCGAGCTCCGCAACCTGGTCGAGCGCCTCGCTCTGCTCGCGGACGAAGACCTCATCGACGTCCCCACCCTGGAAGAGCTGGCGAAGGAGCGCCCGGTCCTCGATGCCACGGCGGAGGTGGATCGCATCGCCAGGGCCTTGCTCGCGCTTCCCGAGCGGCTCGGCTCCAAGCTGAGGGTGATGGAGCGCGCCGTGCTC is part of the Chondromyces crocatus genome and encodes:
- a CDS encoding sigma-54-dependent transcriptional regulator, with protein sequence MRILIVDDQRSARRVLRQMLASLDGIEILEATGMDDALSMIERSPPDLLLLDVRLSDDPRDRGGLDILRRVRAAGRTTPAVMVTSVSELNEIREAMRLGAQDYVLKDELCPEMLLPIVEGQRERLTLKGEVARLRERVDRTWGTRAILGSSAAIERVRRLVERVAESNSTVLIRGETGSGKEMVARALHEMSSRRGEPFVAVNCSALPGTLIESLIFGHERGAFTGAERRTRGQLELAGAGTILLDEIAEMPGEMQAKLLRVLEDRRFRPLGSETEIPLRARVLAATHVDLEKRIGEGRFREDLFYRLNVVTIYLPSLAERENDLMDLLLAFTAELPRKLRYTEEAVQWLLRRPWPGNVRELRNLVERLALLADEDLIDVPTLEELAKERPVLDATAEVDRIARALLALPERLGSKLRVMERAVLHHAIESCGGNKAAAARLIGVDRKMLERRWDRHSSGPATEEGPPSSRRVESPPSSRRVESPPSSRRFTPRSSSVPPGPSSDDD